One Panulirus ornatus isolate Po-2019 chromosome 16, ASM3632096v1, whole genome shotgun sequence genomic window carries:
- the LOC139754013 gene encoding bestrophin-3-like, translating to MTQEYTNTIGSSSWCLLVRLLLRWRGSVYKVVWGDLLVYCLLYTFISCLYRFNLDGPDKKIFEEFVMQISRYRNQVPVSFMLVFYVWLVVSRWWNICLALPDNTSTAMLLATYIPGTDSRAFEVRTRIVRYINLTYCMVFAHISHPVRKRFPDSQSLVNENFVTGEEREVLVEVAVYGSNIAKWVPLTWCCQLVQSAREEGFLQTDAGKDDLVKEIVDLRRQCEVVLDWHQYNIPLLYTQVVTIAVYTYFLVSLVSEQFLDESLHYPNHEVDMVVPIFALLELIFYLGWLKVAVALLNPFSSDDHSFNMIKFMENSRQSAFVLCHTRYGQYTAATQWAYREEEPGHASDQEGASGIAENEEQFMKQPLVGPSSRDQ from the exons ATGACACAGGAGTACACCAACACCATCGGTAGCAGCAGCTGGTGCCTCCTGGTCAGGCTGCTCCTCAG ATGGCGGGGCAGCGTGTATAAGGTGGTGTGGGGGGACTTGCTGGTGTACTGTCTCCTGTACACTTTCATCTCCTGCCTCTACCGCTTCAACCTCGACGGCCCAGATAAGAA GATCTTCGAGGAGTTCGTGATGCAGATCAGCCGGTACCGGAACCAGGTCCCTGTGTCCTTCATGCTGGTGTTCtacgtgtggctggtggtgagccGCTGGTGGAACATCTGCCTTGCTCTCCCAGACAACACTAGCACCGCCATGCTCCTCGCTACCTACATCCCAGGAACA GACAGCCGAGCTTTTGAGGTCCGCACTCGGATCGTCCGCTACATCAACCTGACGTACTGCATGGTGTTCGCCCACATCTCTCATCCCGTCCGCAAGAGGTTCCCAGACTCCCAGAGCCTCGTCAATGAAA ATTTTGTGACTGGGGAGGAACGTGAGGTACTGGTGGAGGTGGCGGTTTACGGGAGCAACATCGCTAAGTGGGTGCCTCTGACGTGGTGCTGCCAACTGGTGCAGAGCGCCAGGGAGGAAGGCTTCCTCCAGACTGATGCTGGCAAGGACGATCTGGTCAAGGAGATCGTCGACCTCCGTCGCCAGTGTGAGGTCGTCCTCGACTGGCACCAGTACAACATCCCCCTCCTGTATACCCAG GTGGTGACGATCGCAGTGTACACGTACTTCCTGGTGTCGCTGGTGAGCGAGCAGTTCTTGGACGAGAGCCTCCACTACCCCAACCACGAGGTGGACATGGTGGTGCCAATCTTTGCACTCCTCGAGCTCATCTTCTACCTGGGCTGGCTCAAGGTGGCCGTCGCTCTCCTCAACCCCTTCAGCAGCGACGACCACTCGTTTAACATGATCAAATTTATGGAAAACTCGCGTCAA TCGGCCTTCGTGCTCTGCCACACGCGCTACGGCCAGTACACAGCAGCAACCCAATGGGCATAcagggaggaggaaccaggacaCGCCTCCGACCAGGAAGGGGCTTCCGGCATAGCAGAGAATGAAGAGCAGTTCATGAAACAGCCTTTAGTGGGGCCCTCCAGTCGGGACCAGTAG